The genomic window AAAATATTGGAtgggtaaaaaaaaaatatatatgtcatTCAACAGTATCTATCTACTTTTAGTTCATCCTTTCATCCTAAGATATAcccacatttttttaaaaaaaattttgtatttcCTGGTAGAAACAGGCTTTAGCGATGGCTATATAGTGGGGCATGCCTCAAATACTCCTTACCTTCCTATTTCTTTGATCCTAGTTTTGTAACCACAACAGACAACATACTCATTTGAGTATAGACGGAAAACATGTTATGTTTGATATGGCCAGAAGTCACAGCCCAGTTATCGAGCCAATTGGGCTGCTACATGCCAAAACTTCTGATATATAAACTCGTGTTCAAGGATTTAACCAGGCCATACTGGATTGTACCAGCAGGCATCAGCACTAGCACAACCCCCATACTAGTAAAGTAGAGAGTCAAGGTACTGAACCTCTATTTAGTTGCGCCAACACAAAGAAGTATATTAGGTGTTGGTATGGCACATACAGTACAAATATGTTACCGATATTGATGCTTCACCCTTGCATCACTGTGCATGCAAGAAAGCATATATCTAGTCTCACCACTGTCATTGTACCATTTCCACATATATCGCATCCATTAATGCACTCTGTCATGTTGAAAGATGCAAGTTAATGGTTGAAGGTGCTAATGACACATTATATGATTTGAGAGGTGACAGAAAGCACTTCAATGCTCCTTGTATCATATATATGATGGCATGACCTTATACAGAATATCTTAGTTGTTTAAATGTGCGCTATTGTAGTGATTATCTAAATCTTACCTCCAAGTAGTTGCTCCCACGAAAATAATGAATTTCCAGTGCTTGACCCACCAAACATGCTTTCTTGCCCACACTTTGTTTCACTATCCAAGATCCCTACAAGAACATCAAAAGAACAGGTAAACAGAAAAATAATCATGCATGATGACCAGGCTTCAGCATACACTAGTTTAGATGCTATTGTATTGCATACACATACCTTTGATATATATGGGATGAGTTTAAACCTCGAATTCCTATATGCATTATCTCCTTTGACAAAACTTTCGAGGAGGGGAACATTTTCCAAAGGAGTATCCATCATATAATATAAGGCGAGACTGTATGTAGTTGAACCTGGGACCTGTTTTATAGACTCAGATAAGATATTTGGAGGTGGACGGTCTAGATTTATTAGAGAAGATTGGTGTCTCTTCCTTGCACCTATGAGGACAAAGAAGATTACTCACTTGTATGTTTACTATGAAGAAAAACTCGCTGCCACCTTGTGCTGCATATTTCTGCAAGATTCACAACCTTTTCctatgaagctgaaaaagacaaGAGTATCTGTGCAGCATAAAGTATTTGTGATTACAAAGAGACCTGTACAATGCCCCCAGGCCGGCCACCAAGATCATCTTCACGCTTATCAGAATTTAGCCAATCAGCAGCTACCATTTGCATCAAGGTACTATTCGCTTTAATCTGTTAATGGGGCAAATCGATGGAGTAAACAACAAAATTATCAATTTTAGCAAAAATATGAAAGATTGATCTATAGTTCAGTATTCAAGAATTCATATTTTAAAACTAAAACTATTTCACAATGAGGTGCATCTGGAAGCtcattttcatgaaaaattctaGGACAAAGTGGTGATATTAGGATATGTAAATATCTAAGATTGACAACCAAACAAAGTGATCCTTCCCAGAAATAGAGTAAGTTATAAGAGTTCTCCATGACACTATGAAATTGAAGATCTGATATTAAGGGAAACATATGAAAGCTTCACTGTTTCGTCAGGATATAAGAACATTACAAACCTATAAATACATGCTACTTTTGCCTTCTCGAAAGTTAGTAAACTTACATTTTTACAAAGGAAGAAGCAAAATCTGAGCAGGAGTTTGTACCTTCTGATGGTCTCGTAAATAAGATTCACCACGAATTAAGAATGATGTAGAGTCTGCCATTGCCCAACTGCAAGGCATGGTACAACTTGTGTCTTTTGGAAGAGTGGCTCCATAGCTGCAAGGTGCCATATCTCCCATCGAGGCCTCTTGTAAATCAATGTAGCCTTTCTTTTGAACTGTGTGAGTACAAAAAAAACAAGTAATCATTTTAAGTACAGTAGCATCCAAGAAAGATTCCCTCGACATGgacataaatattatattaattgaaaGAAACCTAGTCAAACTACCTGCAAAATCATGCAACTTCTTCACAAAAACTGCAGCTGTTGATAGCCTAGGCTGGCGTTGTTCCTGTAACAACTGATTTCAACAAACAAAAAATGGCATGCTAAAATATAATCTCAGTTTCTGTTTTACATCACAAATTCATTTGTTTGACAATGCAGATCATGTTTCAATCAGTATATGAAAGATACAGCaacaaaatagaaaagaaaagtttAAGCTAAATGAAGCCCGAGAGAGATTCTAATCTTTTGAGAGCTTCGGAAAAACAATAAGATTAACAAATGCTCAGGCTTCTAGGCACTTTTAGAATATTTCCACCAGCTAAAAACCACATGAAGAATGGAAGTATCCAACTTATGAATAATGCAATCTACTCATAGCATGACAGCCCCAGAAAGTATCTGAGGCATGTTTCTATGCTTCCCAAATTTGAGATGGTTTAAGATGTATTAAGCCAAAGATAAAGGTGCTCTTGGTCTTTAATATATTGAATACAGATACAACTACTAAAGGGAGAAAACATGCTTCATAGGCTGGAAAAATTCTtggttttctttaatatctcaaaacAAAGATTTTGGAATCCAGTTTGCATTTCTAGTTTAAGAATAGATCAAGATCATTACTTCCACATGTTTATCCATATATTTTAGGGCTCCATTATCTCTCCATGATCTCTCATCAATATCATCTTCACAGATTTCTTTGTGACTATTCATATGAATTTTCTTCAGCTTAGTGATGAGTTATGCACATTTACTGGTGATGGATTCTTCTAATGCCCGATATATTCCCTTACATTGCTCGTTATTTGGCAGTTCAGTAAGGTCCCACATAGCTGCCGTTTTAAACTGGTCTTCAGCTATGATCACACCATGACATTTACTGGGCCAACATATGGCTTTTGGAGGGCCAACAAGCAAGATACCCTTTCTTGCTCCTGGGCTAAACTCAATCTACTTTGGAGATACAGGGCCTGATAGCTTCAGATTGACAACCACTTGTTATTTTATTAGTTTAAGACCTGCCCACTCCCCCCATCTTTCTTTTCTCTATGCTTCTGATTAGACCTCTTCATAATATCTCACATTTATCCAGTGCTTCTCTTTTAGTCCATATACTCTTCTTATATAAGCCACTATGAATCTGGATTGAGAGCACATGAGATCCACCTTTATTTAttttccatcttcatctaataTCTTCAAATTGTATGTTTCTTATCTAATGTTTGCTATCACTACAAGACTGTGCTTTGGAATGTACACATGTTCTTCAACTGATCTAGGTTGTTGTGTTCATTTCATCAACGTCAGTTTCTTCACTATTATTAATATGATGATTATCATTATCAAAACTGCTGTCTTAGGATCTAATAAATGAAGATCAAAAAATTAGACAGAACAGTAAGATTATATGGTATTgaggaaaaaaaattcatgtcacaGAAGCATAATGGAAAAGGAGTGAAAATTACACTAGGCACTCACCTGAGAGTGCATGCCTTCATCAGAAGGCCACAGAGATTCTGTTTGGTCATTATCAGACTCAtcaataacatcaaaaaattcatCAGCTGCATCATTTAGCTGAAGAAACGACCCATTTGTGTCTGCATGTCTGGAAGGAGACTGTTGTGGCGCTTCTGCAGAATCCACACTCTTATTATTTTCACCTGTTGTCTGCACTTCTACCTTTATGTGTTCTTTTTCACCATATGGCAATCCTATCTCCCTTGTCAATTCACCTGATGAGTAATCAGAGCATGTGCAATTACCAAGTTTTGCTCGGAAGAACTCCCGCAAACCTGCAATGTAAATGTTGAAATGAGATTTTCAATCATGAGCTCCTTAGATTGCTATAATTGTAAGGATTGTGATTATAAAACAACAAACAGAATTCTCATGTCATAAATCCCACCTGCAACTCTCCCTAGCATCCGGATTGTAACATACTTTGCTGAAGATGTAAACATATAAGACCTCCAGAATTTCCAATCAATTGCAAGCATGTGCTTCACAACTGATCGTTTTCCTTGGTTCACAGGAGATATTACATATCCTCCACCTACAGAAGAACATAAAATACTGCATGAACATGCATATCAGTTAAATGGCTGGCATTTGCCAGCACAACTAGGAAGTCTTTAGAAAATTTTCAATGCAAAATATTAAGCATACATTACTTTTAAGGCAAGCACGAATATAGCCTCGTTCAGGTCGACAGTTTTGATGAAAAACAGAATGGTAAAGAATTACTGCAACAAAGTACAAATAGAGTTAGCCCAAGGCTTTGCTCTATGAGCTAACGGTTGCCAGGATCTCATTAATGCCATTACCATATGTTCCATCATCTTCCCTCCTCCAGTAACGACGTAATAATAAATCTCGTTTCTTCATTCCCCTGCAAATTAAATAAAAACCCTTCAGAAAAGAGATAGATAATTGACGGGTCAATTAATAAATTTTCTGAAGCTTTAGAGGTTTGGGATCTGACCATGGTAACCAATCACCACGCAATTTCTTATGGATTATATCAGTGTGACCATCCAGGTGTTCAACCACTCTGCCTTCTAACAAAGAGAAATCCCATCTACAAAAAATTTCAAAGCCTTACTTTTAGAATAAGGAATTCCAGAATATATTATTGCCAAGTAAAAATGTCAGATTTATCTGCATGCATTTGGTCTCTTTATTACCATCTCTATTTTGTGAGTAGCAATCATCTACTttcttatttattgaaataactgATACAAAGATTGAAGATACCATGCCATCCTATATACACTATTATGTTTTTCACATCTACTATGATTCAAAAGAATATAATGCTCTAACATAATCGGTCATAAATGCAGAAGTGAACTTTGTTGCTACATGGGCGTCTACATGGCATCAACTGCATTTATTGCCTTTTGCATTGGAAAAAAGCAGAGTACCATGTCAAAAATTTAGAATTGTATGCACAGAGACTCTGGCAGTCTTACTCTGATCTTGATGGACCAAGGGACATTACTGTCCGGAAGATGGCTTCAGAAGTTGCATCGACCACACCTACTGCCATTATTGCTGGATGATCATCCCATTGCTGAGGAAAGGAGCCTATTTAGTAATACTTTGTGGACTCAAGACAATGGATAtttgttgatcaaattaaatagatACCTTCCCATGAAAATCACCCTCATTTGACTCTTTAAAAAGTCGTAAACCTGAAAGGAAAATGTCCACAGATTTAATAGAGAAGTTTTGCTACCAAAAGAAAGATGAAATAAGAAACTACTACCATTTTTACAGCCAAATATCGTCCATGGGGAAGGTGCAATAACATCAGATGCCATCGGATCAGCATGCACAGATGAATAAACAGTCCAGTCTAGCAACATATTCAATGTAGTACTTCAGTAAAAACAAAATCTAGGAGAAAGGTAACACTATATCAATAGCAGATCCTTTACAGAATTCTGTAACAATCGGACTCTCTGTGATTAAATACATTGCTGCCGAAGTAATATTGACATATTTGAATTTTTCCAAGAGATCACAGAAAAAGATATCTTGGAAAAAAATAGTCAGAGTTACAATTTTTAGGAAGTCTAAActctgaaataaataaaaaaatatagcctACCAATGGAGTGCATGAGACTTCTTGCCTTAGTGCGACTCAAcctgattcaaaaaaaaaaggtcaaTAAAAGGGGCATAAATAACCAAAATATTCAGCGGAACAGCATTTTCCAAGAAAGTCTCAATATTCTTATGTTACATAGCAAAGGAAATAATGAATTATTAATCTGCATCGCAAATCATGGAACTACAGATGTGCATGTCATAGCTCTTATCAAGCAGACTTGCAAAAACATATGGTGAGAAGGCAAGGATGTCAAAATGGGACCATGGACTTCATAGATCAAATAGCGGCACATTAGATGGGTACACTACAGACATAAACCCTGATATAAACTAACCTCTAAATGACATCATATTTCTTCCCATGAGTACATGGAATAAGAAAGAAAAGGCCAGCACGATATAATTGTTTCTTTACAGATGAACAGAAAATTTAATAGAAGTATAACACCGGCTGATTTTCTTGAATGCTAATTGTTTGAGTACACCCATATAGCATAAAAATATGCAGAGAACACAAACTAATCAGTGGTGACATGCAAGTAAAAAGGCAAACAAGCATCCAAGATTTAAAGTACACATGGTTCACCAGGGGCCGACGAAAAATTAGCCTCAAAGCCCTCTTATCACAAATTAACATGGCAATTGGTAAGGTTTAACCTTTCTTGAAAGCCTAGCTATGTACTTCCCTCAAATTAGACCACATAGCAAAGAAGAAAAGGATTGTTCTTGGTCTTATTTATCCCCTAACAGCCTCCTCGACCAGACTCCTTTAAAAGATAGCAAAGATCTTGGACTTTATGTGATGTCTCCATTTGACCCTGTTCTCTAACATCTCTTTCACCCCTACCAAACAGAGGGGTGTTAGGGCAGATGATGAAGATCTGTGACTCCTTAACAACCCAGACTTGACAGAATTTCTAGAGGATTGAGCATCAAAACAGCTAATTCGCTGTCCTCTCACAGCAGCACCAAATgacaacttcaaaaatattagaccTTTATAGGGAGACACAACACAAGCAAGTCCAGCAAAAGATTAAAGATACAAAgttaaaaaaatcatagtataaATTAATGGAATTACACCTTTTGGTATGTTATCATGCTGATATATGCCTATAATCGAAGATGAAGATACCTATAATCAAAGAGACATAGTTTGAAATATTTAACAAGCTAAGCTGTCCTGTTATTATCTAAAGGAAATAACAAGGAATATATCTGTGAATATTTGATAACGAATTTGTGTAATGGAAAGGGAGCTTCTTCTGACCTAAAAGACTGGCGTCTTCTTTTGGAACAAGCCACGAAATTCTCTTCTTTGTTTGGGCACTCCTGCAGGTAAGAAAACAATGTTATATCACATTTTCGAGTGGTATAGTCAACTAAAAAAGTCAGCATCAAAACCTTTAACGCTGCTTCCATCAAGGATCGGATCCAACTAGCTGCTTCTTCTGAGCTTCGAGCACCCAACTGCAGAATCAGATCATCCTCAGTCTCCATTCATCATGAATGTAAATCAGAACCAGCAAATCACAACTAACAAACAGGTTTTTGTTACAGTAAGCAATTATCTTCCCACACCTTAAGTCGATCATTGTGGTTAGCAGAACTATAAAGCGTAAATATATAGAAAACCTGCAAAATGCCACCAAAATTCCCAAGTCATTAGCTCACATCTGGTAAACCTGGAAATTTTATCAACCAGATAGATGACATATGGGAGAGCAATAAATAAAACCCCTCATGGAAAATTTCGTCAGAGTTTGTCTCTTACACTTCTATGTATGCTCGCTCTCCCATTGTCTGTAACACGTATGCAGGAATCGATCAATGCACTTCTTATAGGATCCTGAGAATGCAAGCACATAAAATATTTGAGGTTCGCCACTTGAAGAAAAACAGAAATCATTAGCAATCACACATTGATTACCTGGAAATTGAAATGGTTAACATGCTAGTTTTCAACCATGAATAAGTTTCTTAGTTTCCTTTCAAGCAATAGAATTGTGTAAGACATCAAAGGGCAAGTTATTCAGCAACCACACGGATGTCATCATTCAAATCCAAATCTTtcgacagattttttttttttttccatccttCAAATCGTGCCACCCAAGACCAGAGTGCAACTAAAGATTCCTCATAAGAAATATACTATCATACAAGAAATTTTCAATCAAACCGGCTCATATTGATCTTTGAAAATAATTTCCGCACCAATGACAAGCATGTTCCCATCACCAAGAAAACCCTGtatatttttgccaaaggtttttTCTTTTTCGTCGCCTGCGTACTTTAATTTCCAAAAACCAAAACCAGATACCACGCAATGGAAACCCAATTTCCGATATATTTTTGCGCAAGAATTCGATCTTAGACAATCAAATCGAACCAAGATTCCGAATAGAGTTACTCTCATCATCCAAACAAATCAACAACAGGATCAATTTTTcccaaaaaagaaacaaaaccaAATAAACCAAACATCTATTTATGTTTGGAAAGcacagaaggaaagaaaagaagaagaatggaGAATGAATCCGAGATACCTCCCTTCTTGATGCGGGCACGGCCTTGTAGCAATTGAGGGCGTTGTCCTCGAGGACGAAGTAGCGCTTCCTGGAGTACTGCAGACCGAGGCGATTGGACCGGATGAGGTAGAGCCACCCCTCCATCCTTCGATCCCCCTCCGTGATACCCATCGGAGatctccctctcctctcctctctctctctctctctctctctctgtggctgcctctttcttctctctctctccccctcccccttTTAGAGTTCAAATTCCATTCAAAGATTCGAGCTTTGGAGGTCCCTTATTCTGCCGAGAAGAGGCGGGGGGAGGCCTCAGCCCAAGGGCAGAAGAGAAAAGAGGTGTCTGGGGGCCGATAGCAGCGAATCTAATAAATGAAATCCTCCCACTGGGGAATTTGAAGGAGAgtaaaagaggaaaaaagaatttatcagggagaaagagagaggcccCTCCCCCCCCTCTGACCCGCCCCCTCCCCGTGAGGGAATCAGAGGAATCAGATGGCAAAAAATTCCTAACCCCTCCGCCTAACCTCTCCCTCTCCTGTCCTTGGAATTTTCAAATGGACACCTCgattctccctccctctccctcctcctttTTTTCCTTCAAAAGGAAAAAGTGATGGATTTAGGGACGCATGAGACAAATGATGGGCAGCGGTTAAAAGTTTATTTAAGGTAAAATGGCTTTGCTGACCTCAAGCTTTTGGAGAAATTGGTTTTCGAGTTCTAAACTGGGTTTGGTAGTTGTTATTTTCTTAAATTTAGCTGCTTTCTGGGTGGGGATTAGGAAGAATTCCGCGGGTGACCGTGCTCCCGAAACACGACGAGCTCTCCCCCACCCGTGCTCCCGAGACTCGCAACCCTGACGAGGGCAGGATCTGagctaagcttttttttttttttttttttggtagaagatcTGAACTAAGTTTTGCAATATAAACCACAACCTTCATGAATTTTTCTTTTCAGGATTCAAGAGGAGTGTATTTGAGTAAAATGCCAGGTGGACCTAAATGCACGACCACCCTAGCTAGAAGTCTTACGTCCGCTGAGaatcttttatattttaaaattcttcGTTAAGTATTAGCCAGGTCCTAGATATTAATACTTTGACCATGAATCTACGTAACAAAGTCGAAAAAAATATTATCCATTCTGCCTGGAAATGAAATTGAGTATTCAAAATAcattatctcttttttaaatAATTGCTTTGTTTTCTTGGATTCCTACCAAATGGCGTTATTAATCAACGGTCACATGGACAAAGCAGTTCAACTACCTATTCCATTATTTTCCAACCTGAATTTTTGAAAACATCTGTTCAGGCGTACATTATGGCCCACATTTTATCTCTAAGAAGTATTTAAAAGATAAACTAATGAAAAATATCTAACtaaatttaaacttaaaaataattatttatttaaatttcaaataaaaaatcatctcTATTTGAAACATAATTTGAAAGTAGCTATCCAAATGGCATGAAATGATCTAATTGCGCATGTAGTTATAAaacaatactatactattataaaataatattcgctattataaaacaatactacactattataaaatagtattatactattataaaataatattatatttttataaaattatactatactattataaagcaaTATTGTATTATTGTAAAATAATACTACATTATGATAacgtaatactatcttattgtaaaagaatactgtaccaatataatacaataaaataaCAGTGCATTATTATAGAAGAATatgatactaatataatataatactatcttattgtaaaaaaatatgtactaatataatataataaagcaacactgcattattataaaggaatactatcctaatataatataatactgtcttattataaaagaatattgcactatgataatataatactatagtattttaaaggatataaggataattttaatcaaaaatagaTAGTTGTTTTTAATTTATGTTTAGAATGGATAGCTACTTTTATATAAAATTCATTTGGAGTGCTGCTTTTAAGTTGAAACTAGAGTTGGAGATTTATCTCTAATTCTCTATATTTAAATGGCATCTGGAAAGATCTGGATATTAATGATAGAATTCAACAACTTGGATCatgttgctaaaaaaaaaaagattgaaaatgGAAGAATATGGTCTTAATTATGGTTCGTCCCATGAACCCAATGTACCCATTAATAATCAGATGCCATCACCTACAAGCTTTGACCAAGTTGAAGCAGCCTCCTTGAAGCCATGAGTTAGTTCAAAATCAGCATTGAAGTGTTGGATATGGAAGCCCATAAGTAATATTAGGAGACGGAGGGGTTTCTAACTATCAACTAactagaaaaaatttatcatttcaatattttctctccaaaaacaAAACATATATTTATCAAAACAGTAATTAGTGTTATTCCAACTTGGAATTGGTTCATCTGCTAGCTTGCTTTTCAGATGAAATTGTTGTCGATTAAACccaagatttaatattagatctgAACTCTTATCGAGGTTGATGAACATTGAGAGGACTACCCATGTGGTGTAGTTCAACATTGGCCGTGAGCCTCATTGACCAGGAAATAAAAACCAAGAACTTAATTATATAGCAGTCCTTCGCGGCTTCACCTCCCTCGAATTATATCGTCCTGTATATAATGACGGTGGTGGGCGGATGGAAATTTAATTCCTCCCCTGTGGCCACGCTGGAGGGGTAGTTTGGGCAAGTTGATATTAGCCATGACATCTTTCCAGGGTATTTCCGTAAACTTGTCCGTCCCGTGTCCCAATCTCCGGAGAGGATCCAAGCTGCTGAGGTAAGAAGGCAAAAATATATGTTATTCTAAAACTCATATTATTATCTGTAAAGTGAAGTGAAACAACTGTTTGtacaaaacaaaaaaagaaaagaaaaagtgaaacaaCTGTCAGGTTTTATGGTTACCATACCAAGGGGTTGGAGTGAGAAAGGAAAAGCCTGTGAGTTGAGCGGGGCCTCAGGCTCAGTGGGAAACAGGGAGGAGGATGGGTTGGTTGTCCCTTGGTTAGGAGCTTTCGGCGCTGCCATTGGAAGCCAAGTGGTCGGTCGCAGCCATGGAATCGGACCCCATGTTGTAGTCCCTGTTGGTGCAGTCTCGCGTCTGCATTATTTATTCCGCCATATCATGGTCCTGCCATGCCAACACAGAACTTGTGTTTTTCCAAATTCTTGGGTGCGTGACTGCGCCCAAGGTTCGCATACATCTTATAGCTATAAATGCTATCCATCACGACCATCTATTCCCGTGAGGGTGTGCTTGGACGAATAAGACCTATAAAAATGAATAATTATAATTAGCGATATTAATGGTCATGATTGTATATGTTGTGCAGGATATAATTTATCCATTCTGTGGGATGCAACGTTGTCATTCCCAACGGTTACtgatgcatgatttttttttcaatatttattcTTTTAGATCTCTATAATAAACACCTAAATGCGATCGGTTTGAATGGTCTGTTGACCGGAACGAGTAGCTAGCTGCCTTTTTGAATGGGCATGGGATAGGTCCTAAACCACCGTATCGTTGGACATGGCCAATTGGTGCCACATGTATAGGTAGGTTCTTGATGCTAAAGTTACCG from Elaeis guineensis isolate ETL-2024a chromosome 4, EG11, whole genome shotgun sequence includes these protein-coding regions:
- the LOC105044301 gene encoding protein ENHANCED DISEASE RESISTANCE 2 isoform X2 gives rise to the protein MGITEGDRRMEGWLYLIRSNRLGLQYSRKRYFVLEDNALNCYKAVPASRREDPIRSALIDSCIRVTDNGRASIHRSVFYIFTLYSSANHNDRLKLGARSSEEAASWIRSLMEAALKECPNKEENFVACSKRRRQSFRLSRTKARSLMHSIDWTVYSSVHADPMASDVIAPSPWTIFGCKNGLRLFKESNEGDFHGKQWDDHPAIMAVGVVDATSEAIFRTVMSLGPSRSEWDFSLLEGRVVEHLDGHTDIIHKKLRGDWLPWGMKKRDLLLRRYWRREDDGTYVILYHSVFHQNCRPERGYIRACLKSGGYVISPVNQGKRSVVKHMLAIDWKFWRSYMFTSSAKYVTIRMLGRVAGLREFFRAKLGNCTCSDYSSGELTREIGLPYGEKEHIKVEVQTTGENNKSVDSAEAPQQSPSRHADTNGSFLQLNDAADEFFDVIDESDNDQTESLWPSDEGMHSQLLQEQRQPRLSTAAVFVKKLHDFAVQKKGYIDLQEASMGDMAPCSYGATLPKDTSCTMPCSWAMADSTSFLIRGESYLRDHQKIKANSTLMQMVAADWLNSDKREDDLGGRPGGIVQKYAAQGGSEFFFIVNIQVPGSTTYSLALYYMMDTPLENVPLLESFVKGDNAYRNSRFKLIPYISKGSWIVKQSVGKKACLVGQALEIHYFRGSNYLELGIDVGSSTVARGVVSLVLGYLNNLVIELAFLIQGNTQEELPEFLLGTCRLNHLDASKSVSIDP
- the LOC105044301 gene encoding protein ENHANCED DISEASE RESISTANCE 2-like isoform X4, which gives rise to MGITEGDRRMEGWLYLIRSNRLGLQYSRKRYFVLEDNALNCYKAVPASRREDPIRSALIDSCIRVTDNGRASIHRSVFYIFTLYSSANHNDRLKLGARSSEEAASWIRSLMEAALKECPNKEENFVACSKRRRQSFRLSRTKARSLMHSIGLRLFKESNEGDFHGKQWDDHPAIMAVGVVDATSEAIFRTVMSLGPSRSEWDFSLLEGRVVEHLDGHTDIIHKKLRGDWLPWGMKKRDLLLRRYWRREDDGTYVILYHSVFHQNCRPERGYIRACLKSGGYVISPVNQGKRSVVKHMLAIDWKFWRSYMFTSSAKYVTIRMLGRVAGLREFFRAKLGNCTCSDYSSGELTREIGLPYGEKEHIKVEVQTTGENNKSVDSAEAPQQSPSRHADTNGSFLQLNDAADEFFDVIDESDNDQTESLWPSDEGMHSQLLQEQRQPRLSTAAVFVKKLHDFAVQKKGYIDLQEASMGDMAPCSYGATLPKDTSCTMPCSWAMADSTSFLIRGESYLRDHQKIKANSTLMQMVAADWLNSDKREDDLGGRPGGIVQKYAAQGGSEFFFIVNIQVPGSTTYSLALYYMMDTPLENVPLLESFVKGDNAYRNSRFKLIPYISKGSWIVKQSVGKKACLVGQALEIHYFRGSNYLELGIDVGSSTVARGVVSLVLGYLNNLVIELAFLIQGNTQEELPEFLLGTCRLNHLDASKSVSIDPW
- the LOC105044301 gene encoding protein ENHANCED DISEASE RESISTANCE 2-like isoform X3, whose product is MGITEGDRRMEGWLYLIRSNRLGLQYSRKRYFVLEDNALNCYKAVPASRREDPIRSALIDSCIRVTDNGRASIHRSVFYIFTLYSSANHNDRLKLGARSSEEAASWIRSLMEAALKECPNKEENFVACSKRRRQSFRLSRTKARSLMHSIDWTVYSSVHADPMASDVIAPSPWTIFGCKNGLRLFKESNEGDFHGKQWDDHPAIMAVGVVDATSEAIFRTVMSLGPSRSEWDFSLLEGRVVEHLDGHTDIIHKKLRGDWLPWGMKKRDLLLRRYWRREDDGTYVILYHSVFHQNCRPERGYIRACLKSGGYVISPVNQGKRSVVKHMLAIDWKFWRSYMFTSSAKYVTIRMLGRVAGLREFFRAKLGNCTCSDYSSGELTREIGLPYGEKEHIKVEVQTTGENNKSVDSAEAPQQSPSRHADTNGSFLQLNDAADEFFDVIDESDNDQTESLWPSDEGMHSQEQRQPRLSTAAVFVKKLHDFAVQKKGYIDLQEASMGDMAPCSYGATLPKDTSCTMPCSWAMADSTSFLIRGESYLRDHQKIKANSTLMQMVAADWLNSDKREDDLGGRPGGIVQKYAAQGGSEFFFIVNIQVPGSTTYSLALYYMMDTPLENVPLLESFVKGDNAYRNSRFKLIPYISKGSWIVKQSVGKKACLVGQALEIHYFRGSNYLELGIDVGSSTVARGVVSLVLGYLNNLVIELAFLIQGNTQEELPEFLLGTCRLNHLDASKSVSIDPW
- the LOC105044301 gene encoding protein ENHANCED DISEASE RESISTANCE 2 isoform X1 codes for the protein MGITEGDRRMEGWLYLIRSNRLGLQYSRKRYFVLEDNALNCYKAVPASRREDPIRSALIDSCIRVTDNGRASIHRSVFYIFTLYSSANHNDRLKLGARSSEEAASWIRSLMEAALKECPNKEENFVACSKRRRQSFRLSRTKARSLMHSIDWTVYSSVHADPMASDVIAPSPWTIFGCKNGLRLFKESNEGDFHGKQWDDHPAIMAVGVVDATSEAIFRTVMSLGPSRSEWDFSLLEGRVVEHLDGHTDIIHKKLRGDWLPWGMKKRDLLLRRYWRREDDGTYVILYHSVFHQNCRPERGYIRACLKSGGYVISPVNQGKRSVVKHMLAIDWKFWRSYMFTSSAKYVTIRMLGRVAGLREFFRAKLGNCTCSDYSSGELTREIGLPYGEKEHIKVEVQTTGENNKSVDSAEAPQQSPSRHADTNGSFLQLNDAADEFFDVIDESDNDQTESLWPSDEGMHSQLLQEQRQPRLSTAAVFVKKLHDFAVQKKGYIDLQEASMGDMAPCSYGATLPKDTSCTMPCSWAMADSTSFLIRGESYLRDHQKIKANSTLMQMVAADWLNSDKREDDLGGRPGGIVQKYAAQGGSEFFFIVNIQVPGSTTYSLALYYMMDTPLENVPLLESFVKGDNAYRNSRFKLIPYISKGSWIVKQSVGKKACLVGQALEIHYFRGSNYLELGIDVGSSTVARGVVSLVLGYLNNLVIELAFLIQGNTQEELPEFLLGTCRLNHLDASKSVSIDPW